A region from the Pseudopipra pipra isolate bDixPip1 chromosome 8, bDixPip1.hap1, whole genome shotgun sequence genome encodes:
- the GPRIN2 gene encoding G protein-regulated inducer of neurite outgrowth 2 isoform X1 — protein sequence MTSGKRSLFFAMSADSHQLHTHSYQDSLSSTCHRLLNVNSHPLSKSSSNLTCIGQSSLEERLNNKQELKKSYSSTICHTLENKSDARSVQSPGWSSSQPGRMGLGSEVQIISDQSANDRSESRTKTTNHFLITEQPSASWEVGDAKMCVKSSTAENVSSACAAHQQSMCEMQESRTALQRSHSDLTCSCKQQTYVTHIETSATHSSLSSSSCRHGPPGARMSFPTQRFGSETNENTSHYQNLVAHLPVLPRDQQVPTNTFDSGTIPRNTTVYTDPGTFHAAVLGHHMPGNGFPNRTMFNQATGIIHGGLTYGNIPNSAYSPMVMAVHNNSAGPCSIRQDALKADATIPAYCHSLPIPSIQLVPRLVCSVSETGREPAAPGYFHSFSASDILTYPKLVSSVSESGLDAKRVLKCCNVPGEQLQHAQHCAHQERVPPETKAACVALSSQQGADMVVTTKDMWTMTSMNDLTRGLKPPLERRDAEVQTLPTMECKSVATSPAAAAEGHPHVFPEVNLEQDLEAPKTPVREVRWDDAGMTWEVYGASVDPEVLGVAIQKHLEFQIEQFQTEPAEVAEKSKEEPPPEKPAKKRPFRTVMHSLRYPSCCARSSTAVE from the coding sequence ATCTCTCTTTTTTGCCATGTCAGCTGACAGCCACCAGCTCCACACTCATTCCTACCAGGACTCGCTAAGTTCTACTTGTCACAGACTCTTGAATGTCAACAGTCACCCCCTGTCCAAGAGCTCCTCAAATCTGACCTGTATTGGGCAATCAAGTCTAGAGGAAAGGCTAAACAACAAACAGGAGCTGAAGAAAAGCTACAGTAGCACCATCTGCCATACCCTGGAAAACAAGAGTGATGCAAGGAGTGTGCAGAGTCCTGGGTGGTCCTCCTCACAGCCTGGGAGGATGGGACTTGGATCAGAGGTCCAAATCATAAGTGACCAGTCAGCAAATGACCGTTCAGAGAGCAGAACTAAGACTACAAACCATTTCCTTATCACTGAACAGCCTTCAGCATCCTGGGAAGTGGGGGATGCTAAGATGTGTGTAAAGAGCAGCACCGCTGAGAATGTTTCTTCAGCCTGTGCTGCTCACCAGCAAAGCATGTGTGAAATGCAAGAATCAAGAACTGCCCTTCAGAGAAGCCACTCAGACCTAACCTGCAGCTGCAAACAGCAGACTTATGTCACTCACATAGAAACCAGTGCCACCCACTCCAGCCTGAGCTCTTCTAGCTGCAGACATGGCCCACCAGGGGCTAGGATGTCCTTCCCAACACAGAGGTTTGGatcagaaacaaatgaaaacacatcGCACTATCAAAACCTTGTGGCTCATCTTCCAGTCCTGCCTAGAGACCAACAAGTACCCACAAACACCTTTGACAGTGGCACTATTCCGCGTAACACTACTGTTTACACAGATCCTGGAACGTTTCACGCTGCTGTTCTAGGACACCACATGCCTGGAAATGGTTTCCCGAACAGGACAATGTTCAATCAAGCCACTGGGATTATCCATGGCGGTCTGACTTATGGTAATATTCCAAACTCTGCATACTCCCCCATGGTGATGGCAGTTCATAACAACTCTGCAGGGCCCTGCAGTATAAGGCAGGATGCCTTGAAGGCAGATGCCACCATCCCTGCCTACTGCCACTCCTTGCCCATCCCATCCATACAGCTCGTTCCACGGTTGGTGTGCTCCGTAAGTGAAACAggaagagagccagcagcacctggctattttcattccttttctgcttcagaCATTCTGACATATCCTAAGCTGGTGTCTTCAGTGAGTGAATCGGGCCTGGATGCCAAGAGAGTCCTGAAGTGCTGTAATGTTCCTGGAGAACAACTGCAGCACGCTCAGCACTGTGCTCATCAGGAGAGAGTTCCTCCAGAAACCAAGGCTGCCTGCGTTGCCCTCAGCAGCCAGCAAGGTGCAGACATGGTAGTGACAACTAAGGATATGTGGACTATGACCTCTATGAATGATTTAACCAGAGGACTGAAACCACCTCTTGAGCGTAGAGATGCCGAGGTACAAACTCTTCCGACCATGGAATGCAAATCTGTGGCTACaagcccagcagctgcagcagaaggTCACCCACATGTGTTCCCAGAGGTGAACCTGGAGCAAGACTTGGAGGCCCCCAAAACTCCAGTACGTGAAGTGAGGTGGGATGATGCAGGAATGACATGGGAAGTGTATGGGGCATCCGTGGATCCAGAAGTTCTCGGGGTAGCCATTCAAAAACATCTCGAGTTTCAAATAGAACAATTCCAGACAGAGCCTGCTGAGGTGGCTGAGAAAAGTAAAGAGGagccacctcctgaaaaaccagcaaaaaaaaggCCTTTCAGGACAGTGATGCATTCCCTGAGATATCCAAGCTGTTGTGCTCGTTCCAGCACTGCAGTGGAGTGA
- the GPRIN2 gene encoding G protein-regulated inducer of neurite outgrowth 2 isoform X2, protein MSADSHQLHTHSYQDSLSSTCHRLLNVNSHPLSKSSSNLTCIGQSSLEERLNNKQELKKSYSSTICHTLENKSDARSVQSPGWSSSQPGRMGLGSEVQIISDQSANDRSESRTKTTNHFLITEQPSASWEVGDAKMCVKSSTAENVSSACAAHQQSMCEMQESRTALQRSHSDLTCSCKQQTYVTHIETSATHSSLSSSSCRHGPPGARMSFPTQRFGSETNENTSHYQNLVAHLPVLPRDQQVPTNTFDSGTIPRNTTVYTDPGTFHAAVLGHHMPGNGFPNRTMFNQATGIIHGGLTYGNIPNSAYSPMVMAVHNNSAGPCSIRQDALKADATIPAYCHSLPIPSIQLVPRLVCSVSETGREPAAPGYFHSFSASDILTYPKLVSSVSESGLDAKRVLKCCNVPGEQLQHAQHCAHQERVPPETKAACVALSSQQGADMVVTTKDMWTMTSMNDLTRGLKPPLERRDAEVQTLPTMECKSVATSPAAAAEGHPHVFPEVNLEQDLEAPKTPVREVRWDDAGMTWEVYGASVDPEVLGVAIQKHLEFQIEQFQTEPAEVAEKSKEEPPPEKPAKKRPFRTVMHSLRYPSCCARSSTAVE, encoded by the coding sequence ATGTCAGCTGACAGCCACCAGCTCCACACTCATTCCTACCAGGACTCGCTAAGTTCTACTTGTCACAGACTCTTGAATGTCAACAGTCACCCCCTGTCCAAGAGCTCCTCAAATCTGACCTGTATTGGGCAATCAAGTCTAGAGGAAAGGCTAAACAACAAACAGGAGCTGAAGAAAAGCTACAGTAGCACCATCTGCCATACCCTGGAAAACAAGAGTGATGCAAGGAGTGTGCAGAGTCCTGGGTGGTCCTCCTCACAGCCTGGGAGGATGGGACTTGGATCAGAGGTCCAAATCATAAGTGACCAGTCAGCAAATGACCGTTCAGAGAGCAGAACTAAGACTACAAACCATTTCCTTATCACTGAACAGCCTTCAGCATCCTGGGAAGTGGGGGATGCTAAGATGTGTGTAAAGAGCAGCACCGCTGAGAATGTTTCTTCAGCCTGTGCTGCTCACCAGCAAAGCATGTGTGAAATGCAAGAATCAAGAACTGCCCTTCAGAGAAGCCACTCAGACCTAACCTGCAGCTGCAAACAGCAGACTTATGTCACTCACATAGAAACCAGTGCCACCCACTCCAGCCTGAGCTCTTCTAGCTGCAGACATGGCCCACCAGGGGCTAGGATGTCCTTCCCAACACAGAGGTTTGGatcagaaacaaatgaaaacacatcGCACTATCAAAACCTTGTGGCTCATCTTCCAGTCCTGCCTAGAGACCAACAAGTACCCACAAACACCTTTGACAGTGGCACTATTCCGCGTAACACTACTGTTTACACAGATCCTGGAACGTTTCACGCTGCTGTTCTAGGACACCACATGCCTGGAAATGGTTTCCCGAACAGGACAATGTTCAATCAAGCCACTGGGATTATCCATGGCGGTCTGACTTATGGTAATATTCCAAACTCTGCATACTCCCCCATGGTGATGGCAGTTCATAACAACTCTGCAGGGCCCTGCAGTATAAGGCAGGATGCCTTGAAGGCAGATGCCACCATCCCTGCCTACTGCCACTCCTTGCCCATCCCATCCATACAGCTCGTTCCACGGTTGGTGTGCTCCGTAAGTGAAACAggaagagagccagcagcacctggctattttcattccttttctgcttcagaCATTCTGACATATCCTAAGCTGGTGTCTTCAGTGAGTGAATCGGGCCTGGATGCCAAGAGAGTCCTGAAGTGCTGTAATGTTCCTGGAGAACAACTGCAGCACGCTCAGCACTGTGCTCATCAGGAGAGAGTTCCTCCAGAAACCAAGGCTGCCTGCGTTGCCCTCAGCAGCCAGCAAGGTGCAGACATGGTAGTGACAACTAAGGATATGTGGACTATGACCTCTATGAATGATTTAACCAGAGGACTGAAACCACCTCTTGAGCGTAGAGATGCCGAGGTACAAACTCTTCCGACCATGGAATGCAAATCTGTGGCTACaagcccagcagctgcagcagaaggTCACCCACATGTGTTCCCAGAGGTGAACCTGGAGCAAGACTTGGAGGCCCCCAAAACTCCAGTACGTGAAGTGAGGTGGGATGATGCAGGAATGACATGGGAAGTGTATGGGGCATCCGTGGATCCAGAAGTTCTCGGGGTAGCCATTCAAAAACATCTCGAGTTTCAAATAGAACAATTCCAGACAGAGCCTGCTGAGGTGGCTGAGAAAAGTAAAGAGGagccacctcctgaaaaaccagcaaaaaaaaggCCTTTCAGGACAGTGATGCATTCCCTGAGATATCCAAGCTGTTGTGCTCGTTCCAGCACTGCAGTGGAGTGA